A single genomic interval of Rhododendron vialii isolate Sample 1 chromosome 3a, ASM3025357v1 harbors:
- the LOC131319431 gene encoding bifunctional dihydrofolate reductase-thymidylate synthase-like produces MGIGKDGKLPWKLPSDMKFFKEVTLTTSDPAKKNAVIMGRKTWESIPLEYRPLPGRLNVVLTRSGSFDIATAENVVICGSIASSLELLAASPYCLSIEKVFVIGGGQIFREALNAPGCDAIHMTEIESSIECDTFIPAVDTSVFFPWYSSFPSVENNIRYSFTTYVHVKNSTAESLSQTNGKISDNCSDSAKFDVKKFSFLPKMIFEKHEEYLYLRLVEDIISNGTSKDDRTGTGTLSKFGRQMRFNLRKSFPILTTKALFWRGGVEELLWFISGSTNAKVLQEKGIHIWDGNASRDYLDSIGLADREEGDLGPVYGFQWRHFGARYTNMHADYTGLGFDQLLDAIDKIKNKPDDRRIILSAWNPSDLKLMALPPCHMFAQFYVANGELSCQMYQHSADMGLGVPFNIASYVLLTCMIAHVCDLVPGDFVHVIGDAHVYLNHIRPLQEQLKKLPKPFLILKINPQKKDIDSFVAADFELICYDPHQKIGMKMAV; encoded by the exons ATGGGTATTGGGAAGGATGGGAAATTACCTTGGAAGTTGCCCTCTGACATGAAGTTTTTCAAGGAGGTTACTCTGACTACATCAGATCCTGCTAAAAAGAATGCAGTCATTATGGGTAGAAAAACCTGGGAAAGTATTCCACTGGAGTATCGGCCTCTACCTGGCCGCCTTAATGTAGTTCTCACTCGTTCGGGCAGTTTTGATATTGCCACTGCAGAAAATGTTGTGATTTGCGGAAGTATCGCTTCCTCTTTGGAGCTGTTAGCGGCTTCTCCTTATTGCTTGTCAATTGAGAAAGTGTTTGTTATTGGAGGCGGCCAGATTTTTAG GGAAGCCCTCAATGCTCCTGGATGTGATGCCATCCACATGACCGAAATTGAGTCCAGCATTGAATGTGACACTTTCATCCCTGCTGTTGATACGTCTGTATTTTTCCCATGGTATTCATCCTTCCCATCTGTGGAAAACAACATTCGCTATTCTTTCACGACCTATGTTCACGTGAAGAATTCTACAGCTGAATCCCTTAGTCAGACCAATGGGAAGATATCTGATAATTGCTCAGATTCTGCTAAGTTTGACGTGAAGAAGTTCTCTTTCCTGCCTAAGATGATTTTTGAGAAGCATGAGGAGTATTTGTATCTGAGACTTGTTGAAGATATCATCTCTAATGGCACTTCTAAAGATGACAGAACAGGGACTGGAACTCTATCGAAATTTGGTCGCCAG ATGCGATTCAATCTGCGGAAATCTTTCCCGATTCTCACGACAAAGGCAT TATTTTGGCGAGGTGGTGTTGAGGAGCTTCTTTGGTTCatcagtggttcaacaaatgcTAAG GTCCTTCAGGAGAAGGGCATTCACATATGGGATGGCAATGCATCAAGAGACTACCTTGATAG TATTGGTTTGGCGGATAGAGAAGAAGGAGACTTAGGACCCGTTTATGGGTTCCAGTGGAGACACTTTGGTGCTAG GTATACAAACATGCATGCTGACTACACTGGCCTAGGATTTGATCAGTTGTTAGATGCTATTGATAAGATCAAGAATAAACCAGATGACAGGCGGATTATTCTATCAGCTTGGAACCCTTCTGATCTCAAGCTGATGGCACTTCCCCCTTGTCACATGTTTGCCCAG TTCTATGTCGCCAATGGGGAGTTATCATGTCAGATGTATCAGCACTCTGCTGACATGGGCCTTGGTGTCCCATTTAACATTGCATCTTATGTCCTCTTGACATGCATGATTGCTCACGTTTGTG ATCTTGTTCCGGGTGATTTTGTCCATGTAATTGGGGATGCTCATGTTTATCTCAATCATATCAGACCTCTGCAGGAGCAGCTTAAGAAACTGCCTAAACCTTTCCTG ATTTTGAAGATCAATCCTCAGAAGAAGGATATAGATTCATTTGTGGCTGCTGACTTTGAACTCATATGTTATGACCCTCACCAGAAGATAGGCATGAAAATGGCGGTGTAG